The Ornithodoros turicata isolate Travis chromosome 9, ASM3712646v1, whole genome shotgun sequence genome includes a region encoding these proteins:
- the LOC135367847 gene encoding uncharacterized protein LOC135367847, with protein sequence MDWDRKKDIRNLASENTTRWNGTGKATAEIGPRENTISFSFCRWNERENCLNWASEKTMSSSFCKWSDRENDCRKASENAIRWTRTEKKDLLNSASRNTKSLQVDSDRKKNDLNSASRNTKRSLQVDRKKGAPKFGLMKHQEVLFILQVDWDRKKGAPKFGLTKHQEVLFILQVDWDRKGPSKFGLTKHQEVDSDRNDLLNLASEKPIGGMRGKTTALGVRKDDEMEFERKNGLRNLAAANSVKRATVVLREPSLGFSSWTRI encoded by the exons AGGAAAAGCAACCGCCGAAATCGGGCCTCGGGAAAATACCAtaag CTTttcattctgcaggtggaatgaGAGGGAAAACTGCCTTAATTGGGCGTCAGAAAAGACGATGAG CTCTTCATTCTGCAAGTGGAGTGATAGGGAGAACGACTGCCGAAAGGCTTCAGAAAACGCCATCAG GTGGACTCGGACAGAAAAAAAGGACCTTCTAAATTCGGCCTCAcgaaacaccaagag TCTGCAGGTGGActctgacagaaaaaaaaatgacctaAATTCGGCCTCCcgaaacaccaagag GTCCCTGCAGGTGGACAGGAAAAAAGGAGCTCCTAAATTTGGCCTCATGAAACACCaggag GtactctttattctgcaggtggactgGGACAGGAAAAAAGGAGCTCCTAAATTTGGCCTCAcgaaacaccaagag GtactctttattctgcaggtggactgGGACAGAAAAGGACCTTCTAAATTCGGCCTTAcgaaacaccaagag gtggactCGGACAGGAACGACCTCctaaatttggcctcagaaaaaccaatag gtggaatgaGAGGGAAAACGACTGCATTGGGCGTCAGAAAAGACGACGAG ATGGAATTCGAGAGGAAGAACGGCCTCCGAAATTTGGCGGCAGCAAACTCTGTCAAAAGGGCGACTGTGGTACTACGAGaacccagtctcgggttttcgtcatggacgAGAATTTGA
- the LOC135368514 gene encoding polycystin-2-like, producing MSNPASNLSDSSRPNSGRPRSSVRPTSGRTAWNTGAKLTREKSRDLEAFVANAEQFEVVDDSEVVPIPEQKGCLASCLRGLRGLWSTRQLQDGKADREWIIRTTLRELVIYIFFLIVLCILTFGMMSPTMYYQTKVMSDLFLDSTFKDNTSNLRGSSNLENFWSFVEDVMLGALYWENWYNNHSMASDDRNILYENRLLGSPRIRQLRVRNDSCNVHSDFKKAITQCYDNYSPHFEDDSPFGHMNGTAWTYHTEKELDGTMHWGLLNAYSGAGYYADLGITKEAATQVMADLKENLWVGRATRAIFLDFTVYNANVNLFCVIKLVFEFPATGGMIPSWSFRTVKLLRYVSATDYFILSCEVIFTFFILYYIVEEALEIKNNRISYFKSVWNILDVLVIVISMLCITFSVYRTIMVDSLLVDLLNKPDEYPDFGKLGFYQTQFNNAVALAVFFAWIKVFKYISFNKTMTQLSSTLSRCSKDVAGFSIMFFIVFFAFAQLGYLLFGTQIKGFSSFINAVFTLLRLILGDFDFEEMEAANRVLGPIYFLSYVFFVFFVLLNMFLAIINDTYAEVKTEISLQKNEFELVDYFKKGYNNILGKLGKRDQIIDIQNALKMADSNNDSKLTFEEVRKTLKAQNFSDMEIEMIFSKYDVDGNRELSEQETKEMMAHLEGQKMQLDQEIQRENTDGGGGGGGGGDNGTGVLVDDFNVLSRRVDRMEHSIGSIVSKIDAVLVKMEAMEQTKTRRRENMSKILDSISENEGIDDRTKRQQMEKLVREELQHWDSEASLHTPNRERTSSP from the exons ATGAGCAATCCAGCGAGCAACTTGTCCGACTCTTCGCGGCCTAACAGCGGAAGGCCCAGAAGTTCCGTGCGTCCGACGAGCGGCAGAACCGCATGGAACACCGGAGCTAAACTGACTCGTGAAAAATCGCGAGATTTGGAAGCGTTTGTCGCAAACGCCGAGCAGTTCGAAGTTGTCGACGACAGTGAAGTCGTTCCGATACCTGAGCAAAAAGGATGCCTAGCGAGCTGCTTAAGAGGTCTACGAG GGCTATGGTCCACACGGCAGCTGCAAGATGGAAAAGCGGACAGGGAGTGGATCATCCGCACCACCCTCAGAGAGCTGGTGATATACATCTTCTTCCTCATTGTCCTCTGCATCT TGACCTTCGGGATGATGAGTCCAACAATGTACTACCAGACCAAGGTCATGAGTGACCTGTTCTTGGACTCCACGTTCAAAGACAACACAAGCAACCTCAGGGGCTCAAGCAACCTGGAAAATTTTTGGTCT TTCGTGGAAGACGTAATGCTGGGTGCCCTCTATTGGGAGAACTGGTACAACAACCACAGCATGGCGTCCGATGACCGGAACATTCTGTACGAAAATCGGCTCTTAGGTTCACCCCGCATACGACAACTTCGAGTTCGCAACGACTCGTGCAATGTGCACTCGGACTTCAAAAAGGCAATAACGCAGTGTTACGACAATTATTCACCTCACTTCGAAGATGACTCGCCGTTTGGGCACATGAATGGCACAGC CTGGACATACCACACTGAGAAGGAACTTGATGGAACGATGCACTGGGGATTACTGAACGCATACAGCGGGGCAGGCTATTACGCGGACCTTGGTATTACCAAAGAGGCTGCGACGCAAGTGATGGCAGATCTGAAGGAGAACCTCTGGGTTGGAAGGGCTACACGTGCAATCTTTCTGGATTTCACGGTCTACAATGCTAATGTCAATCTCTTCTGTGTCATCAA gctGGTTTTTGAATTTCCAGCAACAGGTGGCATGATTCCATCCTGGAGCTTCAGGACTGTAAAGCTGCTTCGCTATGTTTCTGCCACCGATTACTTTATACTGTCCTGCGAAGTTATTTTCACATTTTTCATCCTTTATTACATCGTTGAAGAAGCTCTTGAG ATCAAGAACAATCGAATCTCATATTTTAAGTCTGTCTGGAACATTTTGGACGTTCTCGTGATTGTG ATTTCGATGCTCTGCATAACATTCAGTGTCTACCGAACCATAATGGTGGACAGCTTACTTGTGGACCTTCTCAACAAGCCCGACGAATACCCTGATTTCGGAAAGCTGGGCTTCTATCAAACACAATTCAACAATGCTGTTGCCCTCGCTGTCTTCTTTGCTTGGATCAAAGTTTTCAAATACATCAGCTTTAACAAGACCATGACTCAGCTTTCATCTACGCTTTCTCGG TGTTCGAAGGATGTGGCAGGTTTCAGCATTATGTTCTTCATTGTGTTCTTTGCTTTTGCACAATTGGGTTACCTCTTATTTGGAACACAAATTAAGGGATTCAGTTCATTCATCAATGCTGT GTTTACACTGCTGCGTCTGATTTTGGGAGATTTTGATTTTGAAGAAATGGAGGCTGCAAACAGAGTCCTGGGTCCCATTTACTTCCTGAGCTACGTTTTCTTCGTGTTCTTTGTCCTACTG AACATGTTCCTGGCTATTATCAACGACACCTACGCAGAAGTGAAGACTGAAATTTCACTGCAGAAGAACGAGTTTGAACTGGTTGATTATTTCAAGAAG GGCTACAACAATATCCTGGGCAAGCTGGGCAAGCGTGACCAGATCATAGATATTCAAAACGCGTTGAAGATGGCAGACTCAAATAACGACAGCAAGCTAACATTTGAGGAAGTGAGGAAGACACTAAAGGC ACAAAACTTCAGTGACATGGAAATTGAAATGATTTTCTCCAAATATGACGTGGATGGAAACCGAGAGCTAAGTGAGCAGGAGACGAAAGAGATGATGGCACATCTTGAGGGACAGAAGATGCAGCTCGACCAAGAAATTCAAAGGGAAAACACTGatggtggtggcggcggtggcggtggtggtgacaACGGCACTGGTGTACTCGTAGATGACTTCAATGT GCTGTCACGAAGGGTGGACCGCATGGAACATTCCATTGGGAGCATTGTGTCCAAAATTGACGCAGTTCTAGTCAAAATGGAAGCAATGGAGCAGACAAAGACACGTCGTCGTGAAAACATGAGCAAGATACTCGACAGCATCTCAGAG AATGAAGGCATTGATGACAGAACAAAGCGACAACAAATGGAGAAACTTGTGCGTGAAGAACTCCAACATTGGGATTCAGAAGCCTCTCTTCACACTCCAAACAGG GAAAGGACCAGTTCGCCTTAA